A portion of the Bombina bombina isolate aBomBom1 chromosome 11, aBomBom1.pri, whole genome shotgun sequence genome contains these proteins:
- the MIEF2 gene encoding mitochondrial dynamics protein MID49 gives MMAGLQLQKKSKKNEDGVGSMVDFLLANARLVLGVGGAAMLGIATLAVKRLIDRAASPPDEKEPEEKAEQKSMEETWKEAVLIKVSPRLSRKVGRSDLSAPLPLPAPSQPSPVEKPLSTKEEVKKISVCFTLQERLLDYYTHHANVSDTQRQLVRQLVLDIMTELQNFLRAKHPEMPFSAMRLGGSLGRGLPVANLDHSCLMLPLVLESELWKFIPGQETILSDPQFWLVKRVDLEYTVRGSSPWDKFIVGRYLSSRTIIETLHKTLLGSINWPSIGAILDCTIQPVIASDNLKLEVSHAEGRMIINILPMATTKDVVLFAHSHPNAPVENLWHRSYYKEEIHKLQELDNSDSGVRQQCLHILKGICRGNASLSHLSSTHLRHTILHLSSTSNDWSEASLDDRFLQVIEQMIIYLDKGFLPCYFNNNVNLFYSLSEQDIDDLGYGLYQLFSEPDSLLQK, from the exons ATGATGGCCGGCCTGCAGCTTCAGAAGAAGAGCAAGAAGAACGAAGATGGCGTGGGGAGCATGGTAGACTTCCTGTTGGCCAATGCGCGGTTGGTGCTTGGCGTTGGAGGAGCTGCCATGTTGGGCATTGCAACATTAGCTGTGAAAAGG CTTATTGACCGCGCAGCATCTCCTCCAGATGAGAAAGAACCAGAGGAAAAAGCAGAACAAAAGTCAATGGAGGAAACCTGGAAGGAAGCTGTTCTCATCAAGGTGTCTCCAAGACTCTCACGGAAAGTAGGGCGCTCTGATCTAAGTGCCCCTCTGCCCCTCCCTGCGCCAAGCCAACCCTCTCCAG TTGAAAAGCCGCTAAGCACTAAGGAAGAAGTGAAGAAGATTTCGGTCTGCTTTACTCTGCAGGAAAGACTGTTGGATTATTACACACATCATGCCAACGTCTCTGACACACAAAGGCAACTGGTCCGACAGCTGGTCCTGGACATCATGACCGAGCTGCAGAACTTCCTACGTGCCAAACACCCTGAGATGCCCTTCTCTGCCATGAGGCTGGGTGGCTCCTTGGGAAGAGGTCTCCCTGTAGCCAATTTAGATCACTCTTGCTTGATGCTGCCCTTGGTCCTGGAGTCAGAGCTGTGGAAATTCATTCCTGGACAAGAGACTATCCTCAGTGACCCTCAGTTTTGGTTGGTAAAAAGGGTTGACTTGGAGTACACAGTGCGGGGTAGCAGCCCCTGGGACAAATTCATTGTGGGAAGATACCTCTCTTCCAGGACAATCATAGAAACCTTGCATAAAACATTACTGGGATCCATCAACTGGCCATCCATCGGTGCCATATTAGATTGCACTATCCAACCGGTTATAGCTTCTGATAATCTTAAATTAGAGGTATCACATGCAGAGGGCAGGATGATTATTAATATATTGCCAATGGCAACCACCAAGGATGTGGTCCTTTTTGCTCACTCCCATCCCAATGCTCCTGTGGAGAACCTTTGGCATAGAAGCTACTATAAGGAGGAGATCCATAAGCTGCAAGAACTGGACAACTCGGATTCAGGGGTCAGGCAGCAGTGCCTCCACATCCTAAAGGGGATTTGCAGAGGTAATGCCTCCCTAAGCCACCTCTCTTCCACTCACCTGAGACACACCATCCTGCACCTCAGTAGCACTTCAAATGACTGGTCAGAAGCTTCTCTAGATGATAGGTTTCTGCAGGTGATAGAGCAAATGATAATTTATTTGGACAAAGGTTTCCTTCCCTGTTATTTTAACAACAATGTGAACTTGTTCTATTCACTTAGTGAGCAAGACATCGATGATCTAGGGTATGGTCTCTACCAGTTGTTTTCTGAACCTGATAGCTTGTTGCAGAAATGA